The following proteins come from a genomic window of Bradysia coprophila strain Holo2 unplaced genomic scaffold, BU_Bcop_v1 contig_138, whole genome shotgun sequence:
- the LOC119073607 gene encoding uncharacterized protein LOC119073607 gives MANTLSPLSKSEVDDLFSEIKSLVEAECQDEPKPNVEIQDIDVLPTRDNFDKSELLQCLRILEPNAVIFFQDLQKLLQVYLCENAQSFPSEDVEYLKYKYLIGGNKSITLRRIAALFPSLTCNLLKCSTHIPRPISQQCLSHKENYPRQMTTRCIFSLIPLTPLIGKLQLIEAALLYQILEQAKFNTIKTENGQVNYDAHMKISLDYCLEDYMSEFETNEKRIKQFDELELYIYGHPIPPIYDAVEKFKEIVGNSWDNEIISKFKLIKIEWGD, from the exons ATGGCGAACACACTCAGCCCATTGTCAAAGTCTGAGGTCGACGACCTGTTTAGCGAAATTAAGAGTTTGGTCGAAGCTGAATGCCAGGATGAACCAAAACCGAATGTGGAAATACAGGACATCGATGTCTTACCGACAAGGGacaattttgataaaagtGAACTCTTGCAATGCTTGCGAATATTGGAGCCGAATGcagtaattttctttcaagACTTACAA AAGCTGCTTCAAGTTTATCTTTGTGAAAATGCACAAAGTTTCCCATCGGAGGATGTGGAATATTTAAAGTATAAATATCTGATTGGCGGTAACAAATCGATCACGTTGCGACGAATCGCAGCTTTATTTCCATCGTTAACATGCAATTTACTGAAGTGCAGTACACACATCCCGAGACCTATTTCGCAGCAATGCTTAAGCCACAAAGAAAACTATCCGCGGCAAATGACCACTCGCTGCATATTCAGTTTGATTCCATTGACTCCGTTGATCGGAAAATTGCAATTGATTGAGGCAGCACTGCTCTATCAAATTCTGGAGCAGGCCAAATTCAATACAATAAAGACGGAAAACGGTCAGGTGAACTATGATGCGCATATGAAAATTTCGCTGGACTATTGTTTGGAGGACTACATGTCCGAATTTGAAACGAACGAGAAGCGAATCAAACAATTCGACGAGCTGGAACTCTACATTTATGGTCATCCCATTCCTCCAATATATGATGCAGTGGAAAAGTTTAAAGAAATTGTTGGCAATTCGTGGGACAATGAAATTATCTCaaagtttaaattaataaaaatcgaaTGGGGTGATTAA
- the LOC119073652 gene encoding lysozyme c-1-like — MFRLVAILILLCSTITNAKILDRCELAKLLKNADITGDNLYKWVCIGQQVGLDTARNYLSPGGVGSYGIFQISDEYWCDAKGSGKMCEISCRKLMDDDIRDDIMCALKIYNEHKQRTGDGFSAWIPWMPECKNADVNYLRECYLGNSDILSIDVRFGDDDDNRSTTKNNEIVSTTKSKPADNDDIVFFN, encoded by the coding sequence ATGTTTCGATTAGtcgcaattttaattttactctgTTCAACTATAACAAACGCGAAAATCTTAGATCGATGTGAACTGGCGAAACTGTTAAAGAATGCAGATATAACGGGAGACAATTTATACAAATGGGTTTGCATTGGACAGCAAGTGGGATTAGACACGGCCAGAAATTATTTGAGTCCAGGCGGTGTCGGATCATATGGAATTTTCCAGATAAGTGATGAATACTGGTGCGATGCGAAAGGTTCTGGAAAAATGTGCGAAATATCATGTAGAAAATTGATGGACGACGACATTCGAGATGATATTATGTGCGCGTTAAAGATTTACAACGAACATAAGCAACGAACGGGAGATGGATTTAGTGCGTGGATTCCCTGGATGCCAGAATGTAAGAATGCGGATGTGAACTATTTGCGCGAATGTTATTTGGGCAACAGTGATATATTAAGTATTGATGTGCGATTCGGTGATGACGACGACAATCGATCTACTactaaaaataatgaaattgtcTCGACTACCAAAAGTAAACCAGCAGATAACGATGACAttgtttttttcaattaa